A region of the Clupea harengus chromosome 7, Ch_v2.0.2, whole genome shotgun sequence genome:
GATGAGTCTCTTTCCACATTTGATATTCATCTAAGTGTGGTAACTATTACCTCCAAGTTAGTGCTTCCATTTAGCTGAAGTCTAAAGCAAAAGAGAGACTTCATACACAAGCTTTATTTGTGTAAATCAGTATGTTGACTTAGAAGGACTATGAGGGTGCTAATTCAtagaaacagagatggagattCATAGaaatgacccttgaccccaatGTATGTGGGTATTTCCAAACTGGTTTTGACAGACGCTACTATTACACAGTAGacaacttttttgtttgataatctctctctctccctcctctcactctctcacgcatCATAAATTTGAAGTCGTTTATATTCTTTTACACCGATTATACAGCTCTGGCACACCCAAGGGGCATTTGCCCGCAGATAAATTAAGTAGATGAGGGTTTAAACActtgtgtgtgggcgtgtatgtgtgtgtgtgcgtgtgtgtgagtgtgtgtgctccctctgCTCTGTAGTTGAACTCGTCTGTAATGGTCCCACTGTAGTTTAACTTGTCTTTGATGTTCTCTCTGCAGTGCAGGGACAGGACCAAGCTCTGGACTGCTGTCTGAAGGCCAGTGACAAAAGGATCCCTTTAAAGATTCTGGTCAGTTACCGGGTCCAGGACAAACACCAGGGCTGCAGGATTGATGccgttgtgtgagtgtgtgttttaggatcTTTAAACAAATTCTGTTGGCAGACATGTGGAAAcgaaactcacacacgcatgtatgcacgcacgcacgcacgcacgcacacaaacacacacatgtacacgtacaCGTGTTTAGTTTAGGCTCATAAAGGTGTAACTTCTTGTAATGTTTGGTCACAGCTTCACCACTGAGAAAGGACGTCAGCTTTGCGCTAGTTCTAATGCCCAGTGGGTGAAAAAGAGGAAGGACCAGTTGGATGCCAAGCTGAGGAAGAGAAACATGGTAAATGACACGACAGTCATATGTGGAATGGGTCCACAATTAAAGTGCCAGACAGATGATCACAAACTCCATAGCAATGTCTGTTTTTTCAGGATGGCATTTAAAATGTTGACACACAAGGCTCGTGAACGTTTATTTTGTTGAAACTGAGATGTCTGCATGGCTCAATCCATGTAATTCACATTGACTGTCTGTTATCATATAGGATTACAGACATTATAAAGTCATGTTTACCtttgcacttgtgtgtttaagctgtttccccccccccccccacaggatGAACAGTGGAGGAACTAGGAGAACATCGACTCCAcccccatctccacctcctttcGCACTATTTGTGGCAGCTAGGAGGACTAGCCGAACTGAGGAActgaagaaaatatatatattttttcatttaactttttaaaaaaaagtgtttcagGAATGATAGAATAAAGATGGTCTCTAGAGATTAAAGATGTATTTTGAGCCTCTTGATGACATGGATAGAGAGTTCTCAGGCACTTCGAGTGACACAATCAAAAGACAGGTTATAGCTAATGATTTAACTTTTTTGTCCTTTACTAAGCTcggtgaaaaataaaaacaatcaatcaaatgctaaaatgctgctgtgtgtttctttatctTCGGTAAGCTCTTGGGGACAAACCacaatacagatacagagagaaagagagagagaaagagaaagagagaggagagagtgtgtgtgtgtgtgtgtgtgtgtgtgtgcatctgataGTTCATAATAGAGTAGTGCATTCCACTTACAACTTCTGGGTTCTTTCCTTTATGTGAATAAAATGGCCTGGCTTAATTTCTAATGAAGGCCCATGTTGAACTATATGATGTGTCATTGGCAGCCATGTTGAATAACTTTCACAGCCTTTGCTAATGGCCCCTATCCTCACGCTAGGTGAGTGGAATGCACAAGGCACTGCTTAACTGGCTTTGAACACATCACCAAGTGACACCTGCATTTCTAGGCCACCCAACATCATAGCATAAGCATTTAGCTGTCTGTATAGATAACACCTTCAGGTATCACCTTCACTTAGTTTGCTTTGTTCTGCGAACCACGCAAAGGTGTGCATACTCAGACACAGATATTGGCACACACCAGACGTACACATAATCCCATAATTGCATacacagaagaaacacacacaatcacacactcacagactttgTCAAGAGTGTGAGCCTTTCACTTCCACTTGTCAGTTTGTTTCCCAACACTGGCATGTTTCTGGCAATGAAGAAGATTTACAGACTGATAGGATGGCCCTGGCATGCATGAGAGTTCCTGACAGTAAATCCAAAGGCCCCAGGGTCTTGTTGGAACATAGGACATAAGAGCTGGTCTGATcagatcttcacacacacacacacacacacacacacacacacacacacacacacacacacacacacacacacacagagttctgtTCCACCCCTACATGCTATATTTACTGTGAGtaaagaaggaagagaaatacacacacacagacacagacagacacacacacacacacacacacacacacacacacacacacacacacacacacacactggcaagaCACAAATGCtggaacacacaaaacaaaagcaagacGGAGGAACAGGGAAATGTACCTGCCATGTTTGTACTGTAAATGAAGATATAAATACTGGAGATAAGAACATTTCCAAACAAAAATCCCCTTTGCTCTACACCTGAAGGAGGAAGTCACATGTTCATGTTCCTTACTTGGTTTCACTATCAAAATCACTGGCACCTACAAGTCTTGCAACAACAATGTCAGTAAATTGCACTAAATAATAGCTTGACACCATCATTAAATGGTAACCTATTTTGCAGAGGCCAAATTGTGAAATAGCTTCGAGCTATTCTCTTTAACTGCACTCTCGAACATGCCCGTCGTGGCCTGTACTTGAGGTTAATGGAGCACAAGGGGCTGGTTTGGGTCCTGAGGAGACAGGGTTGGGAGGCCCAGTCACTCAGCGTAGGTGGGAAGACTGGGAGACCTGGAGCGCTGTCTTCAAGGCCTCGCTTAGTGCAGCAAGACTGAGAAAGCTTTATATGGGGCCCAGGGAAAGTACCCTTAGATTGGACTTTTTTTTGACAGCTAATCACTTGAAAGCTTTACAACTTACGTCAAGCACTATCAACATTTAAAACGCTTCATGGCTCTGGACCCGGTAACCTTGTAATAAGATCAACCATAACCATAAAATAATATAATCCCAAGAGCCTCTTACAAAAGCCCCAAGCCTGCTAACATTTATAAACTGCCCTGTAAAACGCCTAAGAtagaattttttttgtttggtttgaagTCCTCCAGTATGGGACAATCTGATTGAGAGAAATTGGACTTGCAATCTTTATGTAAGATAGGATAGGCCTTCGCCCCTTTCACTTATAGACAGAATGGAAAACAGTATTTGGCTAGGTAATGGTTGATATCGGTTTAATAGAGCTTGAAGATTTACCTTCTGAGTAACTACTATAAATTACCTCTTCTTTAACAGAACAGTCATTCTCACAAGGGGCGAAGCTTCAGATTAAGTTTAACAACAGCCCCATCTAGAGGAAGAAACATTCTGATTCCATTGGATTGGAAATTTTTTCTCCAGCAGGGGTTTACATCATGCACAGTAAACACTGGATCTGACACAAATCCTTAATGATGATCGTATAGCTGAGCTGCTTgatgaaaaaaagacaagacacacactgtaactgTGTCCACATGAGCACTTTGTTATTAATATCCATATTATGTTGGTAATTCCATCAGACGTCATACAGCATGGTCAGGGAAAGAACAGAGGTGCCACTTGAGGTACAGGTATGTACAAGCTGGAGCGATAGAAACTAATTaggcaaaaaacaaaacaggagagagggaggaaattCTCATTCTTCTAACCTTTCCTATGGACTACCAGCTTTCCGCCTAAAAACATATTCTTCACTCTAAAGTGAAGTGGCCAATCCACATGCAATATTCTTTGTCCTCGCAGGAGGACACTTGTGTTGAAACAAAAAGGCACTAACGCGCTTTTCTTTAGACCAGATCTCAAAAGCTTCAGTGGTTTCATGAATTTTGTCAATCTGTATTGTCACAGGCCTCCAAAAGATACCAAAGAGCCTTTCAATcacatcctctctttcttttttctcttcctctgaaaATTCACTTTCGTCACCCAGTCGTAttcttcctctgtttttctcccccacacatttcctctctctctctcgctcgttcATTCTTCTGCCTCTCCACTACGACTGCTACCACGTTTAGCAACATTATCTGTGTGACACGTCGGCCTAAAGGATGTGGATGAACAGTGAAGCGTGCCTGGAAGACAAAGGGATACAGCTCTAGCGAGGCTTCGGCCGACACGTcagccagtgagagagagacaccaaagAAAATCTCCATTCAGCCAAACCATCTATCAGACTCCAACCCCTTCGGATTTGAAGACAATCACATGATACACACATTGGGTGATGTCATTAGTGTTTTGTTATAAATTATTAGTAACATTAGCAATGTCCATAGAGGTGCTCTCACTTTTTAAACgcatgaagaaaaaaacataacacatttacaacaacagcaaattaaATTATGTTCGtactaaaaatatataaaaataatataacTGTACAACGACaaaaacaattaaattaaataactgTTAACTCAATGTGGTTTAACTTCGTCACATATATTAgtatatatacttatattagCTTAGCATCTGGTCGAGCTTCTTGTCTGCAGAACGACTGAACTCCACCCCATGAATCACTAAGTTGTGACAAACCATTCTTCCTGTTTCATCAGAAATAGAGACACATTCCATATCTAAGGCCACTCAATGCAATCAAGTCAATGTACATATTTAAAAATGGATCATAAATGCTCAATGAAGCACCACTTAAATGTGGCATACATCTTCCCTACTGGCACTTGTCCACTCAtaatctctgtttctctctctgttcattctCAGGGTGCGGTGGCAACATAAAAGCAGggtaacaaacaaacagaactacaaaaaataaatctctCATAATCTCTCAATGTTCATTTAGCCACCATTTAGCCACTTTAGCCACCAACTGGATCCATATACTGTACAGAACTATGACTGTAAAAAGTCCAGTCATTGGTACAGACCCACTGTCACAAGCATGATACTCATACTATGGACTATACATGGACTATTTCTTCTACCACTgcaatgaaaataaagaaacaacATCCTTTTGGATGAAATGGCGAATGTGACTGgttgtaataaaataaaatgtgctTGACATTGGCAAGGTCCAGACACTCTGACCATCACCAGAGCTGCTGGCTTCCGTCGACATCGAGAGGTGTGGTCAAGTGCAGCTTCCTCACACAGAGCGTTTCACGAACATCTCGCCAGGTcaaataaatagtaaaacaaCAAAACCGTCATAtccaataacaataaacaaatactGCTTTCTACGCTAGCAAAGCTTCTCTGTTTTAGCAGTTCCGTCATTAATGACCGAATGTCTTCCATCTCTACTCTCTCCATGTTGTGGTGCCGTGAGTCTGAGGGGTGCAAGACGGGTACAAGCATCAGGGAAACAATGTTGGCGTCGGATcacatgcattaaaaaaaatctacacCGTATCCACGGATACAACGCTCCACACGACAGTCACCCTTAGATGAGGTGGCAGTGGGAGTATGAGGAGGGGCTTGTATCCATCTGTCCAATGAGGGCTCTTCTCCAGTCTGCCGAAAAGAAATGTTGCCATGGGGACCACAAATGAATAAGGTAGGGGAGTCCGGTCGTCTTAAGGCAGAGGAGGTGTGGTCTGTTTGCTACCTTGTTTTTGTATGATGAAAATGACATaatgtccatgtatgtgtgtgttttttctcacgGCCTGACTCATAACCGATGTACTCACCAGAACTAGCCTAGCACTTTCAAATAGCTCAACTGAAATAATGTCAACATTGCCCATCAACGGTAGTTTTTATCCCAGCTTGGCTGTTAATCCCTTCATGGCTCTGGCATGCATGGAGGGAGACCCAGTGATGTGGCTAAATCCTCTGAGAGACATCAATGCACAGACACTTTGACAGTCACAAAATGTTATGCATCTACATTTTTAGAGTTGAGTTCAATCAAATATACAGTCCATAATAACTTGAAGGCTTTCTTTCACCCCAAACAGGGTTCCACAGTCAATCTATACACTCAATCAAAAGTCTCTATTTTACACCTCACGACGGATGCGTCGCTATGCACCCTCAATGTTCTGCACTTCTTACTGCAGTAAGTCCTGGTTAATGATGAGTTGACTGTTGTCAGATTTCAGACGGTGGCACACCAGGGAAGTGGCAAAGCAagggacgtttttttttttttttacacgcaGCATGGCATGACAAAGCATGACACCAATGTAAATGTCCTTTGTGAAATGTGCTTGGCCTCGCATCGCACATCCACAGATGAACCACAGACCAATGCTTCCTCTCTGGTCAGTAAGTGTATGTTATACATAAttcaatactgtgtgtgttcatgggttggtgtttgtgtttgtgtatgtgcatgcgtgtgtgtgtgtgtgtgtgtttgagtttgtgtgtatgcctgtgtgtgtacatgcgtgtatTTTCCCATAACAGCAATGGTGCTTCGACCATAGTGAGCGCAcacttttcttcccctctgtagcactccagtgtgtctgtgtccgtgtctgcgtgtgtgtgtgtgtgtgtatggatgcccCATCCTTTCCTCTCCATGGTCCTCATCCACATCAGCCCACAGCCATAGCCATAGAGCCTCAGTGAGTCAGCTGTGGCCCCTGGCTCTGGCTCTCGTCCCTCAGGGTGACGTAGATGATGGGCACCAGGCCCCGGGTCTCCCCCAGGGAGCACACTAGCCAGTCGGAGTCGGCCCGGCTCAGGACCTGCATCACATCACCCTTGCAGAAGCTCAGGTGACCGGGCTCAGACGCCACATGATGGCAGAGAGCCCGCACCTCACTGacgggagagacagagagagggagaattaaGGAGGAGAAGAATGCAAGGCAGAATGAAGttagataaaaagaaagaattgaaggaagaagaaaggaagaaggaaagaaagaaagaaagagaagaagagaaaatgaaagccTGAGATGGAGTGGCCTTTATCTGATCTGAGCGATAAAGACGCTGAAAAGGCGTAACAGATACATGTAGGAGAAACTCTCTGAGTGGATTGTATTTTTCCATTACCATGAAGCTTTCTGTTCCACAGAtggtgcttgtgcttgtgcttgctGCGTTGCAGAGCGTTTTTCACCGTGAGACGCAGAGGGCCGGTCTGCCGGAGCGTCTGCTTGTCTCGCTGTACCAACCGTCTGGGCCACCAAACTGAGCCAACCAGATGGCAGTCTGGGTGAATAAACAGAGAAGATTACTACACCTTAGTGATGGAAATATTGGCAAATCATCAAAAATATAATGACTAACAGGCGGCAAAAATCGAACTAATAATCACTGGATACAGGAGAAggtctctccttcctcttcattTCTCTTGCTCAGCTTACAAACCTGTTCTTTGGACACCTGGTggctctctgctctgccctctctgtcctcGTGGTGGCCCCGGCTCCAAACAGCCTCCCCCAGCGCATCCCCTGGGCTGGGctctcctctgctgctcccGCTGGGGGGGCGGCCGGGGCCTGCGGCACCTCCGGCTCCTCCTGCTGACTCTTCTTCAACTCGAATAACACCGACTCGGGCGGAGTGCCCATCCATGTAGACTTGGCTTTGGTCGCTCTGCTGGAGGCGGTGGAAGTACACGTggactggctgctgctgccactgctgttgctgttgctgctgctgctgctactcctGTTGCCCTTTCTACGCCCTTCCTCCGGCCCCTGATTGGCCTCAGCCCCCTCCACTACCCCCTCTCGGGGCGGCGGGTGGCTCTGTCTGCGGCCGTCCCCGCTggacttcttcctcttctcccactTGACAAACTTGGAGCCCTCCGTGGAGTTGTCGATGTAGACCTGTGAGCTCTGCATGAGCTGATACCACCAGCCCGCCTGCCTGCTTTTCTGTCTGGACCCGTCGGTCGCGCCAACCAGTGCCACCGCTGCCGCCTGCGAGGAGGGGTCTGCCCCTGGCCACTCTCCCCCGACTCCCTTCACCCGCTCCCCGTGTCTTGCCCCCCCTCTCCGGCTTGCTTCTCTGCATCTCCAAAGATCCATGTCGTCATTAGCCGCCGGTTTAGCCGCTGCTGGCTCCTGGCTTGCCGCTCCCAGGCGCCGGGGTTCCGATGAGCATCTCTTTGGTGCACCGCCCCTCGTTCTCGGTCGCAGCCCCTCCCTGGGATGCCCCGCCTCCGTCCCTGCCTCCTCCTCGCTGATTGGCTCTGGCCCTGTCACACCTCTTCCTTGCATCAGCTGGAAGGTGGAGCGAGCCGACTGGTCGAGGCCCTGGCCGGAGGAGCACAGCTGCTCCTTGCGGCGGAGGTGCTCCTGGCCCTTCTGCAGGAGGTGCGGCTCGAACAGGAGGTCCAGGTCAAAGGGCAGCAGGGACAGcggctgcaggaggagcaggagctcCTCGAACAGGGACTGACACATGCCCTGCGAAAGGGGCAGGAAACCCCACGGGTGGTAGTGGGCTGCCACAACATCTGAGTcagaacaaagacaaacatTAGAGAGTAGAAAATAGATGGAGAGGATATCAAAAAATGGtaggaatatatttatttttttataaatcatgtttattggGTTTGGTTATTAACAACAACATACAAATATAACTAGTTCACTTGAACAACATAATCTTACACTGACCAAACCATGCATACCCATACACCCACTgacacatgcatttacattaacatatgacacactcacacatatacacatacacacggttCTCCTGTAGGAATACATTTCGAAACATAGATCGGTTTCTGTTGAGTGTGCATACCTTCGTGAGTATAGATATGATCTAACCAGAATTCCAGAGATCTCAAGCTGAAATTCACAGAAAGGCACAGGTTATTTTATTTGAACATAAAAAGTCAAAAGCATGATCCAATACATCATTTTTACCAAATTCTAAATTGTCCATAGTAAACAATCATGAATTATGTGAGAATTGCCACCAAATAGTGAACTGATCTATTTTTTTAAAAGGTGCAGTTTGTAGGCATTTAGGAGGATCTGTTAGTAGAGATGGAATACAgtgttcataattatgttttcattagtgtataatcacctgtaactatgaatcattgtgtttcattagcttagaatgagcccttcatatctacatacgAGTGGGTTGTCTTCCACAGGggccgccatgtttctacagaagCCCAGAATAGACAACGCTGGCTCTAAAGAGGGCCTTTTGTGTTTAAAAGTGGCTAATTGAATTTGGTGGCGCTGGTTAGAAGataaagatgaagaaaaaagagCCAGTGGTTGCTGGCGCTGGTAACAATTTTGTGTTGTTAAGACAAATGGAGGATCATACTTTAGCAcaagaaaaaacatgaatcCTCATTGTCAAATAGGCGAAAACATGAAGCAAAACGAAACTGGGACAGGCGACGacataaaaatgtttaaaaatatgTCATTGCTAGCAGGATTGTAATTTTACATTAATGTGCTTTGTTATTTTGACCCAAAAGGCCTGGTGACATCACCAACATCAGCCCACAGCTGCTGACAATGATTGCCAATCAAAGTGtaacattaaacaaaaaagCTTTGGAGCTCTTGTCAGCCAACTAACATAGCCAAACTTCGCAATTTACAGTGGAAATCATGGGCTATACTTTTACAGACTAAATAATAACTTAATACAATTTCTAAATATGTGTCTAAAGTAACCCCATCATTTGACATATTATGGCTACACGATGTGGTCGCAGACAATGACATCATGTtggaaatagctactggtactGGTCTCCTACACGCTTGGAAAgaaaggggtgagggagaggtatttagttggttgcaatctgcaacctcaccactagatgccactaaagcCTACACATTGcacctaaataaaaaaaaccttaaaacTGATaccaaaacaacacaatgcCTGTAAACAAAGCTATACTGTTAATATAAAGTACAGTTATGACAGGGAGCATCAAAAGAAAAAGTTCCTCAAGAACAGAGTACCCCCATCACAGAGAATAAGGAGATTCCACATTCAGCACTTTAAGCAATAAAACTTCTGATCAAAGACTAATCTTTTTCTGCTGTGTTGGCAAGAGTATGACAGGAAGttaaaagggagaaagagagagagaaagagaaagagaaagagaaagagagagagagagagagagagagagagagagagagactgcgtcTTGGAGTCTAAATCAGGGCCTTCAGACATTTCTCATGCATTGGGAATATTTAGCTTGATAtatttgaaaaatataaaacaatataGATTGAGTGTTGTTGAGGGTTAGTCTTGGCTAACAATCATTTGACAGTCAGTAAGGAAATACTATTGCATGACACATCATCCCCTGCACTGACCGTACACTAACCATCTTTACTACACCACAGCTGGTTATGTAATATTGAATGTTGATAGAAagttatttttaaacatttggtGCAGGATAAATTCTCatgcttgtcacacacacagacgtgcatgcgcgcacacacacacacacacacacacacacacacagctaaagggTGCTCCTCATATCCTTCCAGAGACTGCATAATACTGCATAATGAGGTTTGGTCTGGCCTGTCCTTCTACCACTCTAGCAGTACTAAAGCTAATGAGCGGCTCCTGTGTCTTGCGGTTGAGAGAAGCCTCTCTGCGATATCATCATTTCAGAGTGCAGCAGAGATGATTTAATCCACTGCTGTGCTAAACATGTTTGTAGTTCATAAGCTAAGAATCTCTCAAAACCATGAAAtctttatattgtgtgtgtgtatgtctgtgtgtgcacgtgtgtgaatttgtgagagaaaaggagacctgaggaagacagacagacagacagacagacagacagacagacagacagactggctgTCGGAGACGGAGAGACGATGGCTTACTTCAGAAGGCCAAAGATGAATGCATTGAGCCTCATGCTGTGACTGGTGAGCTCCGAGTACTGGCTGACTTTGGTGAAGAGGATGTGCAGCAGTCGCGTGGAGGGTCCTGATtcgcatcaacacacacacacaatatgtatcAGACCCCCTGgccaacaaacacactttaCCAGCGGTAGTGCTATTAAACAGACAAAGAAGCACAACACGCATCTACGGGACTGGGTGTATTTGGGGAGTGCTTTGAGTATTAATCAATATAAAACAATCGCCTTAATGAATATAAAGCAAACACTATAGAACACCAGTGTGTCTACTTGAGAACCATCATATAGGTTTTTGCATGTTAATTGTAATGACTGTCACTCACCCAGCTGGGTTGAGGCCTCCACCACACTCCACGGCTGGTTCCGGCACTGCCCGATGATCAGGTCCAGCATGTAGGATCTCAGTCCGTCCTGGAGAATCTCTCGGATGGCTGGACACAGGTACTTCAGGATCAGGTGTCCAACGTTAGGGCTGACGGAGCTGTTCCCCAGTTTGGCCTGTCAAGGTAGAAGAGAGGATTAGGGACGCAAAGAATGGATTCTAAACTTCATAATTGTCTTATGGGGTGTTCAATGGCCCAAAACGCTCAGATATCTGACAGATGATGAAATCAGGGGCAAAAGCGCATAGTTGAATGAAACCAAATCTCCAGTACCGTGTAACATATCTATAGTATTTTTTACAGAAACACAATCCAGTCAATAATTACCTTCACTCCTGGGTCCCGGCTTGTTCCGAAATGTGCCACAATAAGATCTACTGCAGTGTTAACAGCCTTCACCAGACCTAAAAATGAGTAATTTCAAAACGAGAACAGTCTGAGAcattgaaattaaataacacatGGGCAGTTCCTAAGCTTATTCGGGTTGCCATAAATGAATGACACTGCCACTAGCATTCAGTAAGGTgggacatttttattttttatttgctgTTTGTGGAGAATGCAGTTGCTTCTTTTATGGAGCAGCTATGCCGCAGCATATTTCTGGAACGATTTCTCATTAAGCCTGGcaatcacacacttcacagtgaAATTGGGTCATGGTGGGTGGGACAAGAGGAATCCTGGGGGCATCCAAGCACTGGAACACTCAACACTCTAACCAGCAATTCAAACCTCAAGcgaatgatgtgtgtgtctgtttgtgttttttgtgttcatACATAAAGGTATGCCATGCTCCATCTAGTGTAATttaattttgtaatttaatttaattttgccTCCTGGAATATCTTGGTAATATTTGTTGTTGGGCTTTTTATTCTCCAGGCCCAAAGGGGTCAGTGAATAAATCTGATaacatttttgtctttcttgttTACTTGTCATTTCAGCATTGAAGGAGGGCTTTCTTATTTGCATTCCAGTTTTGAGAGCTGAAAATAGCGCTGCAGATTAAAGCAGAGGCATTATCTCTGATGCTAATCTCCGCAAGCCAATGGCAACAACAATtttactcaaaaaaaaaaaaaaaaaaaggagctctagacacatcagtgtcagatccATGATTGGGTGTGATTGCTGATAAGTAACGATACAAATGTcttggggtacacacacacacacacacacacacacacacacacacacacacacacacacacacacacacacacacacacacacacacacacacacacacacacacagacacagacacagacacagacacagacaaacacacctctcTTTTGCAGAAGGTCTATAGAGATGGAAGACTCGTCAGAAGACGCgtctggagacagacagaactctTCAGGAGGGCGTTCCGTCTGAGAGAAGTAATCAGGGAGGAAGTCGCTGTAGCACTGCTGGAAGTGCCTCATCGAGTgagctgcaaacacacacacacaaatacctacagttacacaaatacacacaaatacacacacacaaactctttctcCAGTCTTTCCccaactcccccctccccagactCGAGACATGGCGAAGCACCATTTAGTCGGCTCAGGGTGTGAGCGGCTGGGGGGAAATCAAAGACATTTCGGCGGGTCAGGCGACCGCCGCCGCCGCACCCCCTCCTGGTGTCTAGGCTGCCGGCCAGGGGGGCGGGTGTGCCGGACGG
Encoded here:
- the LOC105889918 gene encoding C-C motif chemokine 19-like, which translates into the protein MAASGNVRVLVWTIFLLSLCYAVQGQDQALDCCLKASDKRIPLKILVSYRVQDKHQGCRIDAVVFTTEKGRQLCASSNAQWVKKRKDQLDAKLRKRNMDEQWRN